The following coding sequences are from one Rhineura floridana isolate rRhiFlo1 chromosome 2, rRhiFlo1.hap2, whole genome shotgun sequence window:
- the FTH1 gene encoding ferritin heavy chain: MASSPSQVRQNYHQDCEAAINRQINLELYASYVYLSMSYYFDRDDVALKNFAKYFLHQSHEEREHAEKLMKFQNRRGGRIFLHDIKKPDRDDWENGLTAMECALHLEKNVNQSLLELHKLATEKNDPHLCDFIETHYLDEQVKSIKELGDHVTNLRKMGAPTSGMAEYLFDKHTLGESDSEN; this comes from the exons ATGGCTTCGTCTCCTTCCCAGGTGCGCCAGAACTACCACCAGGACTGCGAAGCGGCTATcaatcggcagatcaacctggaGCTCTACGCCTCCTACGTGTACCTCAGCATG TCCTACTATTTTGACCGTGATGATGTGGCCCTGAAGAACTTTGCCAAATACTTTCTTCATCAATCCCATGAGGAGCGTGAGCATGCAGAGAAACTCATGAAGTTCCAGAACAGGAGAGGCGGTCGCATCTTTTTGCATGACATCAAG AAACCAGATCGTGATGACTGGGAGAATGGGCTGACAGCAATGGAGTGTGCTTTGCACTTGGAAAAGAATGTGAACCAATCACTTTTGGAACTGCACAAGCTGGCAACTGAGAAAAATGACCCCCAT TTATGTGACTTCATTGAAACCCACTACTTGGATGAGCAAGTCAAATCCATCAAAGAGCTGGGTGACCATGTGACCAACCTACGCAAGATGGGGGCACCAACATCTGGAATGGCAGAGTACCTTTTTGACAAGCACACCCTGGGAGAAAGTGATAGTGAAAACTAA